The following proteins come from a genomic window of Iamia sp. SCSIO 61187:
- a CDS encoding YggS family pyridoxal phosphate-dependent enzyme, with translation MIPVAVTAEEVGARIARVRTRIERAGGDPAAVTVVGVTKGFDATAVHAAVAAGLVDLGESYAQEMVTKVDAEEAVRWHWVGRLQRNKVRQVAAHVALWHSVDRAALGAEIARRAPGAAVLAQVNTSGEGTKGGCPPGETAALVADLRAEGLDVRGLMTVALRGPEGATACFRTLRGLADDLGLSERSMGMSDDLEAAVAEGATMIRVGTALFGPRAQGAGPAAIDG, from the coding sequence GTGATCCCCGTCGCCGTCACGGCCGAGGAGGTGGGGGCCCGCATCGCCCGGGTCCGCACCCGGATCGAGCGGGCGGGCGGCGACCCGGCCGCGGTCACCGTCGTCGGGGTGACGAAGGGCTTCGACGCCACCGCCGTCCACGCCGCGGTGGCCGCCGGGCTGGTGGACCTGGGGGAGAGCTACGCCCAGGAGATGGTCACCAAGGTCGACGCCGAGGAGGCGGTGCGCTGGCACTGGGTCGGCCGCCTGCAGCGGAACAAGGTCCGCCAGGTCGCCGCCCACGTCGCCCTGTGGCACAGCGTCGACCGGGCCGCCCTGGGGGCGGAGATCGCCCGGCGCGCCCCCGGCGCTGCCGTCCTGGCCCAGGTGAACACCTCGGGCGAGGGGACCAAGGGCGGGTGCCCGCCGGGGGAGACCGCAGCCCTGGTGGCCGACCTCCGGGCCGAGGGGCTCGACGTGCGCGGGCTGATGACGGTGGCGCTCCGTGGTCCCGAGGGGGCGACGGCGTGCTTCCGGACCCTCCGCGGGCTGGCCGACGACCTCGGCCTCTCCGAGAGGTCGATGGGCATGTCCGACGACCTCGAGGCCGCGGTGGCCGAGGGCGCGACGATGATCCGCGTCGGCACCGCCCTGTTCGGGCCGCGGGCGCAGGGCGCGGGCCCCGCCGCGATCGACGGTTAG
- a CDS encoding cell division protein SepF — MATMWRKAMLYLGLGPDEEYDDYDPGYDDPAPASGTVRQSPASSPMLHEPEPHPQQSAVGAVRPMAPARPESGPSDFATQVGGGMGGGMGGGIGAVTPSSGLGGARPRPKVVRPMPVASTARPRVVVPTSFNQAQTLADTFKGGQPVVMNLRQADREVSRRLIDFSSGLCYGLGGRMEKLDGQVYLVSPTSVEVTEDERQRLRDRSYED; from the coding sequence ATGGCGACCATGTGGCGCAAAGCGATGCTGTACCTCGGGCTCGGACCCGACGAGGAGTACGACGACTACGACCCCGGCTACGACGACCCGGCCCCGGCCTCGGGCACGGTGCGCCAGTCGCCGGCGTCGTCGCCCATGCTCCACGAGCCCGAGCCCCACCCGCAGCAGTCCGCGGTGGGCGCGGTGCGACCCATGGCCCCGGCCCGGCCCGAGTCGGGCCCGTCGGACTTCGCCACCCAGGTCGGTGGCGGGATGGGCGGCGGCATGGGTGGGGGCATCGGTGCGGTGACGCCCAGCTCCGGCCTGGGGGGCGCCCGCCCCCGGCCCAAGGTCGTCCGCCCCATGCCCGTGGCCTCGACGGCCCGGCCCCGGGTGGTCGTGCCGACCTCGTTCAACCAGGCCCAGACCCTCGCCGACACCTTCAAGGGCGGTCAGCCGGTCGTGATGAACCTGCGCCAGGCCGACCGCGAGGTCTCCCGCCGCCTCATCGACTTCTCCAGCGGCCTCTGCTACGGGCTCGGCGGACGCATGGAGAAGCTCGACGGCCAGGTGTACCTCGTCAGCCCGACGAGCGTCGAGGTCACCGAGGACGAGCGCCAGCGCCTGCGCGACCGTTCCTACGAGGACTGA